The following are encoded together in the Scytonema millei VB511283 genome:
- a CDS encoding ChaB family protein, producing the protein MLYRTNQDLPAEIRDRLPEAAQDLYRAAYNSTIQWYGETTQAHKAALTAVKIYSARNLVTSV; encoded by the coding sequence ATGTTATACCGAACCAATCAAGATTTACCTGCGGAAATCCGCGATCGCTTACCTGAAGCAGCACAAGATTTGTATCGAGCTGCTTATAATTCAACCATCCAATGGTATGGAGAAACAACACAAGCTCATAAAGCAGCTCTAACTGCCGTAAAGATCTATTCTGCCAGAAATTTAGTCACAAGTGTTTAG